From the Astatotilapia calliptera chromosome 6, fAstCal1.2, whole genome shotgun sequence genome, one window contains:
- the mrpl4 gene encoding large ribosomal subunit protein uL4m, which translates to MLRFSFIFRGRGVAKRFASSFSNESALPPNLLLPTNLVDPDRLKRPPPPADSSLPPLRKCDAAVPAHLTPVQTWVESLERQDSEPLGVAQLHPDVFAVPPRLDILHSVETWQRNYKRISHAHTKVRSEVSGGGRKPWKQKGSGRARHGSIRSPIWRGGGVSHGPRGPTSYYYMLPMKVRVQGLKVGLSSKMAQDDLHIVDSLNIPTPDSQYLLDLIRHRHWGESVLIVDVGEDFSENILQATANLKTVNVIPAIGLNVHSMLKHEAIVLTLETVKFLEDKLLWHDERYTPLYPFKLPYSDFP; encoded by the exons ATGCTTCgattttctttcatatttcgTGGCAGAGGAGTCGCTAAAAGG TTCGCTTCCTCGTTCTCTAATGAGAGCGCCCTGCCTCCAAACTTACTGCTGCCCACCAACCTCGTGGATCCTGACAGATTAA AGCGTCCACCACCTCCTGCAGACTCCTCTCTGCCTCCTCTGAGGAAGTGTGATGCTGCAGTTCCTGCTCACTTGACCCCTGTGCAGACCTGGGTGGAGTCTCTGGAGAGACAGGACAGCGAACCTTTGGGTGTGGCTCAACTTCACCCTGATGTGTTTGCAGTTCCTCCGAG GCTTGATATTCTACACAGTGTTGAAACATGGCAGAGAAATTACAAAAGGATT AGTCACGCCCACACTAAagtcaggtcagaggtcagcggtGGAGGCAGGAAACCCTGGAAACAGAAAGGAAGTGGACGAGCTCGGCATGGAAGCATCCGATCACCCATATGGAGAGGAG GTGGAGTGTCTCATGGACCCAGAGGTCCCACCAGTTACTACTACATGTTACCCATGAAAGTTCGAGTGCAAGGACTCAAAGTTGGGCTGAGCTCCAAGATGGCTCAG GATGATCTTCACATTGTGGACTCCCTGAACATCCCCACACCAGACTCTCAGTACCTGCTTGACCTcatcagacacagacactgggGAGAGTCTGTGTTAATAGTGGATGT AGGTGAAGACTTTTCTGAAAACATCCTTCAGGCCACGGCAAACTTGAAGACAGTGAACGTCATTCCAGCAATCG GTCTGAATGTCCACAGCATGCTGAAACATGAAGCCATCGTCCTCACTTTGGAAACGGTTAAGTTTCTGGAGGATAAGCTGCTCTGGCACGATGAGCGTTACACGCCTCTCTACCCGTTTAAACTACCCTACTCTGACTTTCCTTAA